The Lysobacter panacisoli genome includes a window with the following:
- a CDS encoding RDD family protein yields MTEWYYHLPGQGRVGPMAADDVRTAYRDGQVQRDTLAWHSGARDWQPLDRFSEELELDGIQPARRAPEPPAIPASPAYAATAGASAAQASVYAASTAYAEPSSPYAPPRASVSDTGTYAALDASDVVYAGFWRRVAALVIDAIVVSIAYYIVMIVMFIFVGAAAFGAIGSNNAGAAAGPIMAMFAVIYLAYPVISGLYYIGFESSTAQATLGKMAVGIKVADADGRRLSRMHAFGRWASHLLCYFTLYIGYVMAAFTERKRGLHDMVASTLVVDRWAYTSRPDRQQRGLGTVAIVVLVLGALLAVAYVGLMMAVAIPAYQDYLQRAAAASAG; encoded by the coding sequence ATGACGGAGTGGTACTACCACCTGCCCGGCCAGGGCCGGGTCGGACCGATGGCGGCTGACGACGTGCGCACGGCCTACCGCGATGGCCAGGTCCAGCGCGACACGCTGGCGTGGCATTCCGGCGCCCGCGATTGGCAGCCCCTCGACCGCTTCTCCGAGGAGCTCGAACTCGACGGCATCCAGCCCGCCCGCCGCGCACCCGAGCCCCCGGCCATTCCGGCATCGCCGGCGTACGCCGCCACCGCGGGCGCCAGCGCCGCGCAGGCGTCCGTGTACGCCGCATCCACTGCCTACGCCGAGCCGTCCTCGCCGTACGCGCCGCCACGCGCCAGCGTGAGCGATACCGGCACCTACGCCGCGCTCGATGCCTCCGACGTCGTCTACGCCGGTTTCTGGCGCCGCGTGGCGGCCCTGGTGATCGATGCGATCGTGGTGAGCATCGCGTACTACATCGTCATGATCGTGATGTTCATCTTCGTCGGCGCGGCTGCGTTCGGGGCGATCGGCTCCAACAACGCAGGCGCGGCGGCCGGTCCCATCATGGCGATGTTCGCGGTGATCTACCTCGCCTATCCGGTCATCAGCGGCCTGTATTACATCGGCTTCGAGTCCTCCACCGCGCAGGCGACGCTGGGCAAGATGGCCGTGGGCATCAAGGTCGCCGACGCCGACGGCCGGCGCCTGAGCCGCATGCACGCGTTCGGGCGCTGGGCTTCGCACCTGCTGTGCTACTTCACGCTCTACATCGGCTACGTCATGGCCGCCTTCACCGAGCGCAAGCGTGGCCTGCACGACATGGTCGCCAGCACCCTGGTCGTGGACCGCTGGGCCTACACCTCGCGGCCGGACAGGCAGCAGCGCGGCCTGGGCACGGTGGCCATCGTGGTGCTGGTGCTGGGCGCCCTGCTGGCGGTGGCCTACGTCGGCCTGATGATGGCCGTCGCGATCCCGGCCTACCAGGACTACCTCCAGCGCGCGGCGGCAGCCAGCGCGGGCTGA
- a CDS encoding glycosyltransferase family 4 protein codes for MKILYTNFHDADGGGHTTYLRTLAQGLSARHEVHVAVPASSRLNREARAIEGVHVLDQPFPNGLKRLPARLRAKRQLRDYLRTQAFDIVHVNGSADQRLVLSALSGVSPRPRVVLTKHNTKPMQGLGHWLRARRTDAVIGVCEFTRRELMDTPYRRCRIEVVYNGIDVAHWRPWPVDRATTERERWTGGADDVLLLGSNAGTADYKGWTDLVEALARLPQDARERFRVVLAGRLPNEAQRQRIAALGLDSQVQFAGVLADTRPMVAAIDLGFVLSHAVETISFACREMMAMGKPVLLSDYAGLPENIDDGREGWITKTRDIDALAQRLLDVLAQRDRLPAMGADARARAEREFDVGLFVERTEAVYRQLLPR; via the coding sequence ATGAAGATCCTCTACACAAATTTCCACGACGCTGACGGCGGCGGCCACACCACTTACCTCCGAACGCTGGCGCAGGGACTGTCCGCGCGCCATGAGGTCCACGTGGCCGTACCGGCGTCGAGCCGCCTAAACCGCGAAGCGCGCGCGATCGAAGGCGTGCACGTGCTCGACCAGCCGTTCCCGAACGGCCTCAAGCGCCTGCCCGCGCGCCTGCGCGCAAAGCGCCAGCTGCGCGATTACCTGCGCACGCAAGCGTTCGACATCGTCCATGTCAATGGCTCGGCCGACCAGCGCCTCGTCCTGTCGGCATTGTCCGGCGTGTCGCCGCGACCGCGTGTGGTGCTGACCAAGCACAACACCAAACCGATGCAGGGCCTCGGCCACTGGCTGCGCGCGCGCCGCACCGATGCGGTGATCGGCGTGTGCGAGTTCACCCGCCGCGAACTGATGGATACGCCGTACCGCCGTTGCCGGATCGAGGTTGTGTACAACGGCATCGACGTCGCGCACTGGCGACCGTGGCCGGTCGATCGCGCCACGACCGAACGCGAACGCTGGACCGGCGGCGCGGACGATGTGCTGCTGCTCGGCAGCAACGCGGGCACCGCCGATTACAAGGGCTGGACTGATCTGGTCGAGGCGCTCGCACGGCTGCCGCAGGACGCGCGCGAACGCTTCCGCGTGGTGCTGGCCGGCCGTCTGCCCAACGAAGCGCAACGCCAGCGCATCGCCGCGCTGGGCCTGGATTCGCAGGTGCAGTTCGCCGGCGTGCTGGCCGACACGCGGCCGATGGTCGCGGCGATCGACCTGGGCTTCGTGCTGTCGCACGCGGTGGAGACGATCTCCTTCGCCTGCCGCGAAATGATGGCGATGGGCAAGCCGGTCCTGCTCAGCGACTACGCCGGCCTGCCGGAGAACATCGACGACGGCCGCGAAGGCTGGATCACGAAGACGCGTGACATCGACGCGCTGGCGCAGCGGTTGCTGGATGTCCTTGCGCAACGCGATCGCCTTCCCGCGATGGGCGCGGATGCGCGCGCGCGTGCCGAACGCGAGTTCGACGTGGGCCTGTTCGTCGAACGCACCGAAGCGGTGTATCGACAGCTGTTGCCGCGCTGA
- the dprA gene encoding DNA-processing protein DprA produces MPSDDACALLTLIAAAGAAAPRRTLLERHGNAIAALDAGPAAWRDAGLSQAQIEALSRPCRIATLTREWLDSPTHHLLGWNDPDYPPQLRRSPDPPLALFVAGDPALLWHPSVAVVGSRSPTPAGRENARDFARALAASGLSVASGMAAGIDTAAHEAALAIHGITVAVLGTGPDIPYPRTNTGLHARIAESGAVVSEYPPGTGPLAFQFPSRNRILAGLSLATLVIEAAERSGALITARLASEAGRDVFAVPGSIHNPLARGCHRLIRDGAALVETADEVIAALAPQATLLARDLQTRLGAPIHAGQGVADQVGRGSGRDDPDYQNLWNALGHDPTAMDQLVMRTGLTAAAVSSMLLLMELDGRVASQHGRYFRSR; encoded by the coding sequence ATGCCGTCCGACGATGCCTGCGCCCTGCTCACCCTCATCGCCGCCGCAGGCGCCGCCGCGCCGCGCAGGACCCTGCTCGAACGCCACGGCAACGCCATCGCCGCGCTAGATGCCGGACCCGCTGCGTGGCGCGACGCGGGCCTGTCGCAAGCGCAGATCGAAGCACTGTCGCGACCCTGCAGGATCGCAACGCTGACGCGCGAATGGCTCGACAGCCCCACCCACCATCTCCTCGGCTGGAACGACCCGGACTATCCGCCGCAGCTGCGACGCAGCCCGGACCCGCCATTGGCGCTGTTCGTCGCGGGCGATCCGGCCCTGCTCTGGCATCCGTCGGTGGCGGTGGTCGGCAGCCGCTCCCCCACGCCGGCCGGCCGCGAGAACGCCCGCGACTTCGCCCGCGCGCTCGCGGCGTCCGGACTGTCGGTCGCCAGCGGGATGGCCGCCGGCATCGACACCGCGGCGCATGAGGCAGCGCTGGCGATCCACGGCATCACTGTCGCGGTGCTCGGCACCGGGCCGGACATTCCCTACCCGCGCACCAACACCGGATTGCACGCGCGCATCGCGGAAAGCGGCGCCGTGGTCAGCGAGTACCCGCCGGGCACGGGCCCGCTGGCGTTCCAGTTCCCGAGCCGCAACCGCATCCTCGCCGGGTTGAGCCTGGCCACGCTGGTGATCGAGGCCGCCGAGCGTTCCGGTGCGCTCATCACCGCGCGCCTGGCAAGCGAGGCCGGACGCGACGTGTTCGCCGTACCCGGCTCGATCCACAACCCGCTTGCGCGCGGCTGCCACCGGCTGATCCGCGATGGCGCGGCGCTGGTCGAGACCGCCGATGAGGTCATTGCCGCGCTCGCGCCACAGGCAACGCTGCTGGCGCGGGACTTGCAGACCCGTCTCGGCGCCCCCATCCATGCCGGCCAAGGGGTCGCCGACCAAGTCGGACGCGGTTCCGGACGGGACGATCCCGACTACCAGAACTTGTGGAACGCCCTCGGTCACGACCCAACCGCTATGGATCAGCTGGTCATGCGGACTGGATTGACGGCCGCTGCAGTGTCCTCCATGCTGCTGCTCATGGAGCTTGATGGTCGTGTCGCTTCACAGCACGGCCGGTACTTCCGCAGCCGCTGA
- the def gene encoding peptide deformylase, with protein sequence MAQLPILEFPDPRLRTVAAPVDAARVTSPEFQKLVDDMFETMYEAPGIGLAASQVDVHQRFMVIDVSEEKDQPMVFINPEIVARDGEQVYQEGCLSVPGIFADVTRANQITVKFLDRNAQPQTLDADGLLAVCIQHEMDHLAGKLFVDYLSPLKREMVRKKLAKARRQAAA encoded by the coding sequence ATGGCTCAGCTTCCCATCCTCGAATTCCCGGATCCGCGCCTGCGCACCGTCGCCGCGCCGGTCGATGCCGCGCGCGTGACCTCGCCCGAGTTCCAGAAACTCGTCGACGACATGTTCGAGACGATGTACGAAGCCCCGGGCATCGGCCTGGCCGCCAGCCAGGTGGACGTGCACCAGCGCTTCATGGTGATCGACGTGAGCGAGGAGAAGGACCAGCCGATGGTCTTCATCAATCCGGAGATCGTCGCCCGCGACGGCGAGCAGGTGTACCAGGAGGGCTGCCTGTCGGTCCCGGGCATCTTCGCCGATGTGACCCGCGCCAACCAGATCACGGTGAAGTTCCTCGACCGCAACGCCCAGCCGCAGACGCTGGACGCCGATGGCCTGCTGGCGGTGTGCATCCAGCACGAGATGGACCACTTGGCCGGCAAGCTGTTCGTCGACTACCTCTCGCCGCTCAAGCGCGAGATGGTGCGCAAGAAGCTCGCCAAGGCACGTCGCCAGGCCGCAGCCTGA
- the fmt gene encoding methionyl-tRNA formyltransferase, which translates to MRIVFAGTPDFAVPCLRAAAQRGEVVAVYTQPDRPAGRGRELTPSPVKREALLRGIDVVQPENFKSVVSKDALRALQPDLMVVVAYGLILPQSVLDIPTYGCWNVHASLLPRWRGAAPIQRAIEAGDARSGVCLMQMEKGLDTGPVLLSQALDIGDNETGGQLHDRLSQLGAQVLADGLGLLRAGIRPVPQPQPEEGVTYAHKLDKAEARLDWSQPAVALANKVRAFNPWPMAEAVVAGERLRLHGAVALDEGHDATPGTLLRASRDGLDVACGRGVLRIRVLQRDGGKAVTAADYLNGRPDLRTP; encoded by the coding sequence ATGCGCATCGTCTTCGCCGGTACCCCCGACTTCGCCGTTCCGTGCCTGCGCGCCGCCGCGCAGCGTGGCGAGGTCGTCGCGGTGTACACCCAGCCCGATCGCCCTGCCGGCCGTGGCCGCGAACTCACGCCGTCGCCGGTCAAGCGCGAGGCACTGCTGCGTGGCATCGACGTGGTGCAGCCGGAGAACTTCAAGAGCGTCGTGTCGAAGGACGCGCTGCGCGCGCTGCAGCCTGACCTGATGGTCGTGGTGGCGTACGGCCTGATCCTGCCGCAATCGGTGCTCGACATCCCCACCTACGGTTGCTGGAACGTGCATGCGTCGCTGCTGCCGCGCTGGCGCGGTGCGGCGCCGATCCAGCGCGCCATCGAAGCCGGCGACGCCCGCAGCGGCGTGTGCCTGATGCAGATGGAGAAGGGCCTGGACACCGGTCCGGTGCTGCTGTCGCAGGCGCTGGACATCGGCGACAACGAGACCGGCGGGCAACTCCACGATCGCCTCTCGCAGCTCGGCGCGCAGGTGCTGGCCGACGGCCTCGGCCTGTTGCGTGCGGGCATCCGTCCGGTGCCGCAGCCGCAGCCGGAAGAGGGCGTGACGTACGCGCACAAACTCGACAAGGCCGAAGCGCGACTGGACTGGTCGCAACCGGCGGTGGCGCTCGCGAACAAAGTGCGCGCGTTCAATCCTTGGCCGATGGCAGAAGCCGTGGTCGCTGGCGAACGCCTGCGCCTGCACGGCGCGGTCGCGCTCGACGAAGGGCACGACGCGACGCCGGGCACGCTGCTGCGCGCCTCGCGCGATGGCCTCGATGTCGCGTGTGGTCGCGGTGTGCTGCGCATCCGCGTGCTCCAGCGCGACGGTGGCAAGGCGGTTACTGCTGCCGATTACCTCAACGGCCGTCCCGACCTGAGGACGCCATGA
- a CDS encoding ArnT family glycosyltransferase, with amino-acid sequence MPTSPRPRDTWLFWIIALLVLGAGLGLRDPWPADEPRFALVARHMVESGDWLFPHRGQELYSDKPPLFMWLQAIFYSLFGNWRVAFLLPSLLAALGTLWCVVDLGSRLWTRRVGLYAGYALLFALQFTWQAKKAQIDPLVVFWITLGNYGLLRHVLQVARNRGPDWPMWMLGWAAASLGLITKGVGILVLLMLIPAGIASLRGWDVKVHVRDPKFWLGPLAFVLAAGVWLVPMLVAALGHTSPEYGAYVHDILVRQTAKRYGSSWDHGQPAWYFLEVMATMWLPTVLVLPWAIPAWWRRLRRRDPRYLLPLAWWLLVLVFFSIPGGKRDMYILPALPMMALALGPLLPGLLRRRGVRRTVSTFTWIFVGAMLVGGLAMWFGNPGFERNFVAARGIEAEAHAFAIAITALGLFGVACLLWSGRRRPEVAMAATLAAVWVVFGLAIAPLLNDSSSSRGLMTETGRRIGPDAELGLVAWREQNLLMADREVAEFGFKVPFDEQMRRGLEWQRRSPGTRWLLVQDIALAPCVDVARTQHMGNANRRGWTLVPGVAAASCR; translated from the coding sequence ATGCCGACGTCCCCCCGTCCCCGCGATACCTGGCTGTTCTGGATCATCGCCCTGCTGGTGCTCGGCGCCGGCCTCGGCCTGCGCGATCCCTGGCCCGCCGACGAACCGCGCTTCGCCCTCGTCGCCAGGCACATGGTGGAGAGCGGCGACTGGCTGTTCCCGCATCGCGGCCAGGAGCTGTATTCGGACAAGCCACCGTTGTTCATGTGGCTGCAGGCGATCTTCTACTCGCTGTTCGGCAACTGGCGCGTCGCGTTCCTGCTGCCGTCGCTGCTTGCCGCGCTGGGCACGCTGTGGTGCGTGGTCGACCTCGGATCGCGCCTGTGGACGCGCCGGGTTGGACTGTACGCGGGCTACGCGCTGCTGTTCGCGCTGCAGTTCACCTGGCAGGCGAAGAAGGCGCAGATCGATCCCCTGGTGGTGTTCTGGATCACGCTGGGCAACTACGGCCTGTTGCGGCACGTGCTGCAGGTCGCACGCAACCGTGGGCCCGACTGGCCGATGTGGATGCTCGGCTGGGCCGCCGCATCGCTGGGTCTCATCACCAAGGGCGTGGGCATCCTCGTGCTGCTGATGCTCATCCCGGCCGGCATTGCGTCGCTGCGCGGCTGGGACGTGAAAGTGCACGTGCGCGATCCGAAATTCTGGCTCGGTCCGCTCGCATTCGTGCTCGCCGCGGGCGTGTGGCTGGTGCCGATGCTCGTGGCCGCGCTTGGCCACACGAGCCCGGAATACGGTGCGTACGTCCACGACATCCTGGTGCGGCAGACGGCAAAGCGTTACGGCTCGTCGTGGGATCACGGCCAGCCGGCGTGGTACTTCCTGGAAGTGATGGCGACGATGTGGTTGCCCACCGTGCTCGTGCTGCCGTGGGCGATTCCCGCGTGGTGGCGCCGCCTGCGCCGGCGCGATCCGCGCTACCTGCTGCCGCTGGCGTGGTGGCTGCTGGTGCTGGTGTTCTTCAGCATTCCCGGCGGCAAACGCGACATGTACATCCTGCCCGCGCTGCCGATGATGGCGCTGGCGCTCGGCCCGCTGCTGCCGGGCCTGCTCCGCCGTCGCGGCGTGCGCCGCACGGTGTCGACCTTCACTTGGATCTTCGTGGGCGCGATGCTCGTCGGCGGTCTGGCGATGTGGTTCGGCAATCCGGGTTTTGAGCGCAATTTCGTCGCCGCACGCGGCATCGAAGCGGAAGCGCATGCATTCGCGATCGCCATCACCGCGCTCGGATTGTTCGGCGTCGCCTGCCTGCTCTGGTCTGGACGGCGTCGCCCCGAAGTCGCGATGGCCGCGACGCTGGCCGCAGTGTGGGTCGTATTCGGCCTGGCGATCGCGCCGCTGCTCAACGATTCCTCGTCATCGCGCGGCTTGATGACCGAGACCGGCCGCCGCATCGGCCCGGACGCGGAACTCGGACTGGTCGCGTGGCGCGAGCAGAACCTGCTGATGGCCGATCGCGAGGTCGCGGAGTTCGGTTTCAAGGTGCCGTTCGACGAGCAGATGCGACGCGGACTGGAATGGCAGCGGCGATCGCCGGGCACGCGCTGGCTGCTGGTGCAGGACATCGCGCTCGCGCCGTGCGTCGATGTCGCGCGCACGCAGCACATGGGCAATGCGAACCGTCGTGGCTGGACGCTGGTGCCCGGCGTGGCCGCGGCGTCGTGTCGCTGA
- the rsmB gene encoding 16S rRNA (cytosine(967)-C(5))-methyltransferase RsmB: MSTGAAPRAVAARVLDAVLHHGRSLKAELAQVLVTLPDPRDRALVEAICFAVLRQPMRYEAALNAWMPRPLPRRDSELKSLLFVGLAQLDPLQLPAHAAVGATVEAARTIGRRHQAGLVNALLRRAQRDGIPPGDPHAHWPRWLRERIVADWPQDEARVLEASAATPSMWLRVNPRVQSRDVYLATLAAAGIEAQADDACVDALQLETPLPVASLPGFADGTVSVQDLSAQQVADALAPASGARVLDACAAPGGKTAHLLEREASLRITAIDVDDRRLERVRSNLQRLRLGDARLIAADAADTAAWWDGERFDAVLLDAPCSATGIVRRQPDVLQHRRASDLDALVATQARLLDALWSTLAPDGVLVYATCSILKVENEAQIEAFLARTPDAVVDPLDERFGRTAGAGRQRLPGERGGDGFFYARLRRQVR, from the coding sequence ATGAGCACGGGCGCCGCACCACGGGCCGTCGCGGCGCGGGTGCTCGACGCAGTCCTGCACCACGGCCGTTCGCTCAAGGCCGAACTCGCCCAGGTGCTGGTGACGCTGCCGGACCCGCGCGATCGCGCGCTGGTCGAAGCCATATGTTTCGCCGTGCTGCGCCAGCCCATGCGCTACGAAGCCGCGCTCAATGCGTGGATGCCGCGACCGTTGCCGCGTCGCGACAGCGAACTCAAGTCGCTGCTGTTCGTCGGTCTCGCCCAGCTCGATCCACTCCAGTTGCCCGCGCACGCCGCGGTCGGCGCGACGGTCGAAGCGGCACGCACGATCGGTCGCCGCCACCAGGCCGGACTGGTCAATGCGCTGCTGCGCCGCGCGCAGCGCGACGGCATTCCGCCCGGCGACCCGCACGCGCACTGGCCGCGCTGGCTGCGCGAACGCATCGTCGCCGACTGGCCGCAGGATGAAGCGCGCGTGCTCGAGGCGAGCGCCGCCACGCCGTCGATGTGGCTGCGCGTGAATCCGCGCGTGCAGTCGCGCGATGTGTATCTCGCGACACTGGCCGCGGCGGGCATCGAGGCGCAGGCCGACGACGCCTGCGTCGATGCGCTGCAACTGGAAACGCCGTTGCCGGTCGCGTCGTTGCCGGGTTTCGCCGACGGTACGGTGTCCGTGCAGGACCTGTCCGCGCAGCAGGTCGCCGATGCGCTCGCACCGGCAAGCGGCGCACGCGTGCTCGATGCCTGCGCTGCACCCGGCGGCAAGACCGCGCACCTGCTCGAGCGCGAGGCGTCGCTGCGTATCACCGCCATCGACGTGGACGATCGCCGGCTCGAACGCGTGCGTTCCAACCTGCAGCGCCTGAGGCTCGGCGACGCGCGACTGATCGCCGCCGACGCCGCCGACACCGCGGCGTGGTGGGATGGCGAGCGCTTCGATGCAGTGCTGCTCGACGCGCCGTGCTCGGCGACCGGCATCGTGCGCCGCCAGCCCGACGTGCTGCAGCACCGGCGCGCGTCGGACCTCGACGCACTCGTCGCCACGCAGGCGCGCCTGCTCGACGCGCTGTGGTCCACGCTCGCGCCCGACGGCGTGCTGGTCTACGCGACCTGCTCGATCCTCAAGGTCGAGAACGAAGCGCAGATCGAGGCGTTCCTCGCACGTACGCCGGACGCGGTGGTCGACCCGCTCGACGAACGCTTCGGCCGCACCGCTGGCGCGGGTCGTCAGCGCCTGCCGGGCGAGCGCGGCGGCGACGGGTTCTTCTACGCCCGCCTGCGCAGGCAGGTCCGCTGA
- a CDS encoding LysM peptidoglycan-binding domain-containing protein, producing the protein MFKPLRTVMAAALLTVAAYGVSAQVAGDHPDTYVVKKGDTLWDIAGRYLKKPWLWPEIWQANPQVKNPHLIYPGDVLSLAYLDRVALQEGPRQEAPINAIPLSDVEAFLKDLRVVDEFESLPYVVGLEEDRLRSSLNQVAYIKGLPDAQPGQRYMVVRPTQRYITIDPDRCCENSGRRAESLDFRGQRSWGTESLWAYQIPPSGGEPLGYELARQTTGTISRGLVGDAEAATLVIDSTGNEVRVGDRLIPVDAQSYDLQFMPHAPAQELPVEKARVIAVADMVTSGGTRDVVALSVGTADGVDNGTVFSTWRQGNVEVDRVQAGIDRSPDAHGRGSKVKLPDEFASHVMVFRTFDKVSYALVMDGVRPTRLGYRLKHPDASN; encoded by the coding sequence ATGTTCAAACCGCTGCGCACGGTGATGGCCGCTGCGCTGCTCACGGTCGCCGCTTACGGCGTTTCCGCCCAGGTCGCGGGGGATCACCCCGACACCTACGTGGTGAAGAAGGGCGACACCCTCTGGGATATCGCCGGCCGATACCTCAAGAAGCCGTGGCTGTGGCCGGAGATCTGGCAGGCCAATCCGCAGGTCAAGAACCCGCACCTGATCTACCCGGGCGACGTCCTGTCCCTGGCCTACCTGGACCGCGTCGCGCTGCAGGAAGGCCCGCGCCAGGAAGCCCCGATCAACGCGATCCCGCTGTCCGACGTGGAGGCCTTCCTCAAGGACCTGCGCGTGGTCGACGAGTTCGAGAGCCTGCCGTACGTGGTCGGCCTGGAAGAAGACCGCCTGCGCAGCAGCCTGAACCAGGTCGCCTACATCAAGGGCCTGCCGGACGCACAGCCGGGACAGCGCTACATGGTGGTGCGCCCGACCCAGCGCTACATCACGATCGACCCGGACCGCTGCTGCGAGAACTCCGGCCGTCGCGCCGAGTCGCTGGACTTCCGCGGCCAGCGCAGCTGGGGCACCGAGAGCCTGTGGGCGTACCAGATCCCGCCGAGCGGCGGCGAACCGCTGGGTTACGAGCTGGCCCGCCAGACCACCGGCACCATCAGCCGCGGCCTGGTCGGCGACGCCGAAGCCGCCACGCTGGTCATCGACAGCACCGGCAATGAAGTCCGCGTCGGCGACCGCCTGATCCCGGTCGACGCGCAGTCCTACGACCTGCAGTTCATGCCGCACGCGCCGGCCCAGGAACTGCCGGTGGAGAAGGCACGCGTGATCGCCGTGGCCGACATGGTCACCAGCGGCGGCACTCGCGACGTCGTCGCCCTGTCGGTCGGCACGGCCGACGGCGTGGACAACGGCACCGTGTTCTCGACCTGGCGCCAGGGCAATGTCGAAGTCGACCGCGTGCAGGCCGGCATCGACCGCAGCCCGGACGCGCATGGTCGCGGCAGCAAGGTGAAGCTGCCCGACGAGTTCGCCAGCCACGTCATGGTGTTCCGCACCTTCGACAAGGTCAGCTACGCGCTGGTGATGGATGGCGTACGTCCGACCCGCCTGGGCTACCGCCTGAAGCATCCGGACGCGAGCAACTGA
- a CDS encoding DUF494 family protein has product MKESILDVLLYLFEHYFTDDADLVRDRDSLRSGPLFDELGKAGFSPAEINKAFEWLDALAQQRPSASAPRANGPVRVFFGPELDKLDVECRGFLLFLEQHGVLDADQRELVLDRAMALDQDEIDVDDLKWVVLMVLFNQPGSEAAYAWMETQMFEDEPESVH; this is encoded by the coding sequence ATGAAAGAGAGCATCCTGGACGTCCTGCTGTACCTGTTCGAGCATTACTTCACTGACGATGCGGACCTCGTCCGCGACCGGGATTCGCTCCGCAGCGGCCCTCTCTTCGACGAACTCGGCAAGGCCGGCTTCAGTCCCGCGGAGATCAACAAGGCATTCGAATGGCTCGACGCGCTGGCCCAGCAACGGCCCAGCGCCAGTGCCCCGCGCGCGAACGGTCCGGTCCGGGTGTTCTTCGGGCCGGAGCTGGACAAGCTCGACGTCGAATGCCGCGGCTTCCTGCTTTTCCTGGAACAGCACGGCGTGCTCGACGCGGACCAGCGCGAGCTGGTGCTCGACCGCGCAATGGCGCTGGACCAGGACGAAATCGACGTGGACGACCTGAAGTGGGTCGTGCTGATGGTGCTGTTCAACCAGCCGGGGTCCGAAGCGGCCTACGCCTGGATGGAAACGCAGATGTTCGAGGACGAGCCCGAGTCGGTGCACTGA